One Brassica oleracea var. oleracea cultivar TO1000 chromosome C7, BOL, whole genome shotgun sequence genomic window carries:
- the LOC106302390 gene encoding uncharacterized protein LOC106302390: MFDGSELREWIYRCEQFFSIDSTPPELKVRLASLHMTGKELPWHHSYLANRYNIFPLWPEYVAAASYRFSELYDDPLSELVSLKQVNESVDEYLEKFDSAMTRITLAPAHALSIFLTNIHQHLAFHVRQFKVNSIPEAAKIAKLHELSLSHTSTKPPRTIFNSSQRSNFSQSNKYQHSNSTAIATTNVGSQNNKPLIANTPQKRLSFEEMQERKRKGLCMFCEEPFTPGHQLKHRHAEILFLEADTEFDEEIALEEQIRETTLADEDDKVPTISVHALNGCPTFNCMRLMGQYGKRKLHILIDRGSTHNFLDIQRAKGLGCSLTPTKPMSIVAASGDLITKYKCNPFTWKMQGYGFSTEIRTLPLGCSELVLGVQWLSTLGPILWDFLNLRMEFTFQGRKHVLRGISPNSAKIITGSSLNKLMLQEPQISLLHLRELDNTQRSLDSETILYHIEASGENRDDSGSLQQLLSSFADIFEEPTTLPPYREGFNHKIPLEAGANPVSLRPYRYSALQKDSIDKMIREMLDQGIFQYSSSPYASPIVLVKKKDGSWRLCVDYRCLNKQTIKDKYPIPLLEDLLDELGGSKFFSKLDLRAGFHQLRMSPDDVHKTAFKTHSGHLEYLVMPFGLTNAPCTFQGLMNHVFEPILRNFLLVFFDDILIHSKSWDDHLEHLDMVFSILRHQQLYLKMSKCTFGSTRIEYLGHFISNEGVSTDPTKIKAVESWPTPTNQKQVRSFLGLANYYRRFIQGYSIIARTLTLLLRKDGFTWGPDESTALCLLKEALTSAPVLALPGFTKTFIVETDASNTGIGAVLIQDNHPICYISRALGKRHEGLSVYEKELLVVVHAVQTWSPYLTHNKFIIRTDQKSLKFLLEQKITTPFQHMWLSKLMG, from the coding sequence ATGTTCGACGGTTCAGAACTCCGAGAATGGATTTATCGCTGCGAACAGTTCTTCTCAATTGACAGTACACCACCAGAGTTGAAGGTTCGTCTCGCCTCTCTTCACATGACGGGCAAAGAACTCCCATGGCATCACTCATATCTCGCAAATCGCTACAACATCTTCCCACTATGGCCGGAATATGTTGCTGCAGCATCTTACCGTTTCAGCGAACTTTATGATGATCCCTTATCAGAATTAGTCAGCTTGAAACAAGTCAACGAATCCGTCGATGAGTATTTGGAGAAGTTTGATAGTGCCATGACTAGGATCACGCTAGCTCCGGCTCACGCACTAAGCATATTTTTGACAAACATACACCAACACCTAGCTTTTCATGTGCGCCAATTCAAAGTCAATTCAATACCAGAAGCAGCAAAAATAGCTAAACTACACGAGCTATCCCTGTCGCACACGTCTACAAAGCCACCTCGTACTATCTTTAATTCATCTCAGAGATCAAACTTCTCACAATCCAACAAATATCAACACAGCAACTCAACAGCAATAGCGACTACCAATGTCGGCAGTCAAAATAATAAACCCCTAATCGCCAACACTCCTCAAAAGCGGCTCTCTTTCGAAGAGATGCAGGAGCGAAAACGAAAGGGTTTATGCATGTTCTGTGAGGAACCATTCACACCGGGTCATCAACTTAAACATCGGCATGCTGAGATCTTATTCTTAGAAGCTGATACAGAGTTTGATGAAGAAATTGCGTTAGAGGAACAGATACGAGAAACAACTCTCGCTGATGAAGATGACAAAGTTCCTACTATCTCTGTGCATGCTTTAAACGGGTGTCCGACATTCAACTGCATGCGTTTAATGGGTCAATACGGAAAGAGGAAGCTCCATATATTAATCGACCGAGGCAGTACTCACAACTTCCTCGATATACAAAGGGCTAAAGGCTTAGGGTGCTCATTGACCCCAACCAAACCGATGTCAATAGTAGCAGCAAGCGGTGACTTGATCACCAAGTATAAATGCAATCCTTTTACGTGGAAGATGCAGGGATATGGATTCAGCACTGAGATTAGGACGTTACCGCTAGGATGTAGCGAACTGGTGCTAGGCGTCCAATGGCTATCAACATTGGGACCAATTCTCTGGGATTTTCTAAACCTACGTATGGAATTTACTTTCCAGGGTCGCAAACACGTACTGAGAGGAATATCACCCAATAGCGCCAAGATAATCACAGGAAGCAGTCTCAACAAACTAATGCTACAGGAACCTCAGATTTCTCTTCTTCATCTTCGCGAACTGGATAATACACAGAGATCACTCGACTCTGAAACAATCTTATACCACATAGAAGCTAGTGGAGAAAACAGAGACGATAGTGGATCATTGCAACAACTGTTGTCCTCTTTTGCTGACATCTTTGAGGAACCGACCACACTACCACCATACCGGGAAGGTTTTAACCACAAAATCCCGCTGGAAGCAGGAGCAAATCCTGTTAGCTTGCGCCCTTATCGGTACTCTGCGTTACAAAAGGACTCGATTGATAAGATGATTCGAGAGATGCTTGATCAAGGCATCTTTCAGTACAGCTCCAGCCCTTATGCATCTCCTATAGTGCTCGTTAAAAAGAAAGACGGGTCTTGGAGACTCTGCGTCGACTACAGATGCCTCAACAAGCAAACCATCAAAGACAAATATCCAATACCGCTACTAGAGGACTTACTCGATGAACTGGGAGGTTCTAAATTCTTCTCCAAGTTGGACTTAAGAGCTGGATTCCATCAACTCCGAATGTCACCTGACGACGTGCATAAGACAGCCTTCAAAACACACTCTGGCCATTTAGAATACCTCGTTATGCCCTTTGGTCTTACAAACGCGCCATGCACATTCCAAGGCCTTATGAACCACGTCTTTGAGCCAATACTTCGGAATTTTCTTCTAGTTTTCTTCGACGACATACTCATCCATAGCAAAAGTTGGGACGATCACCTCGAACACTTGGATATGGTTTTTTCTATACTCCGACATCAACAGTTATACCTCAAGATGTCTAAGTGTACCTTCGGCTCTACAAGAATTGAATATCTTGGTCACTTCATATCTAATGAGGGCGTCAGTACCGACCCTACCAAGATAAAAGCTGTGGAGAGTTGGCCTACTCCAACGAACCAGAAACAAGTTCGCAGCTTCTTGGGTCTCGCAAATTATTATCGAAGGTTTATACAGGGATATAGCATTATTGCTCGCACTCTTACTCTACTACTTCGTAAAGATGGATTCACATGGGGACCAGATGAATCAACAGCTCTCTGTTTGCTTAAGGAAGCACTTACTTCTGCACCTGTCCTCGCGTTACCAGGTTTTACAAAGACATTTATTGTCGAAACCGACGCCTCGAACACCGGCATTGGTGCAGTGCTCATTCAGGATAATCATCCTATATGCTACATCAGTCGAGCTTTGGGAAAGCGCCATGAAGGGTTATCAGTTTATGAGAAAGAATTGCTTGTTGTTGTTCATGCAGTGCAAACTTGGAGCCCTTACTTGACTCATAACAAGTTTATCATTCGGACAGACCAAAAAAGCCTAAAGTTCTTACTGGAGCAGAAGATCACTACCCCTTTTCAACATATGTGGTTGTCAAAATTGATGGGATAG
- the LOC106306717 gene encoding anaphase-promoting complex subunit 10: MASTLSETTISKPFGNGLQPHLINIQFQKKVRLQLVVLYLDFKLDESYTPSKISIRAGDGFHNLKEIKSVELVKPSGWVCVSMSGTDPRDTFVNTFMLQISILSNHLDRAYAFSIAGIVFRANHFSLLQRSFSLIPH, encoded by the exons ATGGCGTCAACACTCTCCGAGACGACGATCTCGAAACCTTTTGGCA ATGGATTGCAACCACATCTGATTAACATCCAATTCCAGAAGAAAGTGAGATTACAG TTGGTGGTTTTGTACTTGGACTTTAAGCTGGACGAGAGCTATACACCCAGTAAGATCTCTATTCGTGCTGGTGATGGCTTTCATAACTTAAAG GAGATAAAAAGTGTGGAACTTGTAAAGCCATCTGGTTGGGTTTGTGTATCTATGTCTGGAACTGATCCACG GGATACATTCGTCAATACATTCATGTTGCAGATATCCATTTTGTCAAACCACCTAGACCGTGCGTATGCCTTTTCGATTGCAGGAATCGTATTCCGCGCCAACCATTTCAGTTTACTTCAACGGAGTTTCTCACTTATTCCACACTGA
- the LOC106306716 gene encoding tubby-like F-box protein 2 encodes MSFKSILRDLKEVRDGLGGISKRTWSKSSHIAPDHTVTPSENIPQSPWASLPPELLHEIVRRVEESEAAWPARAAVVSCASVCKSWRGITMETVRVPEQCGKLTFPISLKQPGPRDLPIQCFIKRNRATATYILYYGLMPSETEKDKLLLAARRVRRATCTDFVISLSAKNFSRRSSTYVGKLRSGFLGTKFTIYDNQTASSTAQAQPKQASPKLPATSYTSGSITYELNVLRTRGPRRMHCVMDSIPLSSVISEPSLVKEEVSSGETSSTHKENISLDQPLVLKNKSPRWHEQLQCWCLNFKGRVTVASVKNFQLVADIDPSLDALPEEHERVILQFGKIGKDIFTMDYRYPLSAFQAFAICISSFDTKPACEG; translated from the exons ATGTCTTTTAAAAGCATCCTTCGTGATCTGAAGGAAGTGAGGGATGGACTTGGAGGGATCTCTAAGCGAACCTGGTCAAAGTCTTCCCACATTGCTCCTGATCATACAGTGACACCGTCGGAGAACATCCCTCAGAGCCCCTGGGCTTCTTTGCCGCCTGAGTTGCTCCATGAGATTGTCAGGAGGGTTGAAGAGAGCGAGGCCGCTTGGCCCGCTCGAGCGGCCGTTGTCTCTTGTGCTTCTGTCTGTAAATCGTGGAGAGGAATCACAATGGAGACTGTGAGAGTCCCTGAGCAGTGTGGGAAACTCACTTTCCCTATCTCATTGAAACAG CCGGGTCCGCGAGACCTTCCTATTCAATGCTTTATTAAAAGGAACAGAGCAACAGCTACATATATTCTTTACTATGGCTTGATGCCTT CTGAGACGGAGAAGGACAAGCTATTGTTAGCAGCAAGAAGGGTTAGAAGAGCTACATGCACTGACTTTGTAATCTCGCTTTCTGCAAAAAACTTCTCACGGAGAAGCAGCACTTATGTTGGCAAGCTAAG GTCTGGTTTTCTAGGAACCAAGTTCACAATATATGACAACCAAACAGCATCATCCACTGCACAAGCTCAACCTAAGCAAGCATCTCCTAAGTTACCTGCTACAAGCTATACCTCAGGAAGCATAACCTACGAGCTCAATGTTCTTCGGACAAGGGGACCTAGAAGAATGCATTGCGTTATGGACTCTATACCACTCTCTTCTGTTATCTCTGAGCCATCATTAGTTAAAGAAGAAGTATCTTCAGGCGAAACCAGCTCAACACACAAAGAGAATATCTCTTTGGATCAGCCGCTGGTTCTCAAAAACAAATCCCCGAGATGGCACGAGCAGTTGCAGTGCTGGTGCCTCAACTTCAAGGGGAGAGTGACCGTTGCTTCGGTCAAGAACTTCCAGCTTGTGGCAGACATTGACCCTTCTTTAGATGCGCTGCCTGAAGAGCATGAGAGAGTGATCTTACAGTTTGGCAAAATCGGCAAGGACATTTTCACCATGGATTATCGTTATCCTCTCTCTGCTTTTCAAGCTTTTGCTATATGCATCAGCAGCTTTGACACCAAACCGGCTTGCGAAGGTTAA